From the genome of Pelomonas sp. SE-A7, one region includes:
- the aroC gene encoding chorismate synthase, which produces MSGSTFGELFRVTNFGESHGPAIGCVIDGCPPGMLLSEADIQPELDRRRPGTSRHVTQRNEPDAVEILSGVYEGRTTGTPICLLIKNTDQRSKDYGNILDTFRPGHADYTYWRKYGLRDPRGGGRSSARLTAPMVGAGAVARKWLQEQYGTTFRGHMTQLGELEIPFEGWEHVGNNPFFAANASKIAELEDYMDQLRKAGDSVGARIAVEASGVPVGLGSPLFDKLDSDIAYAMMGINAVKGVEIGDGFGVVAQRGSHHGDELTPAGFASNHSGGVLGGISTGQDLRVSIAIKPTSSIRSPKASIDRAGQPATVETFGRHDPCVGIRATPIAEAMLALVLMDHALQHRAQCGDVRHELPPIAAQR; this is translated from the coding sequence ATGTCTGGCAGCACCTTTGGCGAGTTGTTCCGTGTCACCAACTTCGGCGAAAGCCACGGACCGGCCATAGGCTGCGTGATCGACGGCTGCCCGCCGGGGATGCTGCTCAGCGAGGCCGACATCCAGCCCGAACTGGACCGCCGCCGCCCCGGCACCTCGCGCCATGTGACCCAGCGCAACGAGCCGGACGCGGTCGAGATCCTGTCCGGCGTCTATGAGGGCCGCACCACCGGCACGCCGATCTGCCTGCTGATCAAGAACACCGACCAGCGCAGCAAGGATTACGGCAACATCCTCGACACCTTCCGCCCCGGCCATGCCGACTACACCTACTGGCGCAAGTACGGCCTGCGCGACCCGCGCGGCGGTGGCCGCAGCTCGGCCCGCCTGACCGCGCCCATGGTCGGCGCCGGCGCGGTGGCCCGCAAATGGCTGCAGGAGCAGTACGGCACCACGTTCCGCGGCCACATGACCCAGCTGGGCGAGCTGGAGATCCCGTTCGAGGGCTGGGAGCATGTGGGCAACAACCCCTTCTTCGCCGCCAACGCCAGCAAGATTGCCGAGCTGGAGGACTACATGGACCAGTTGCGCAAGGCCGGCGATTCGGTCGGCGCGCGCATCGCGGTCGAGGCCAGCGGCGTGCCGGTGGGCCTGGGCTCGCCGCTGTTCGACAAGCTGGATTCCGACATCGCGTACGCCATGATGGGCATCAACGCAGTCAAGGGCGTGGAGATTGGTGACGGATTCGGCGTCGTGGCCCAGCGCGGCAGCCACCATGGCGACGAGCTGACGCCCGCCGGCTTTGCCTCCAATCATTCCGGCGGCGTGCTGGGCGGCATCTCTACCGGCCAGGATCTGCGCGTCTCGATTGCGATCAAGCCCACCAGCTCGATCCGCAGCCCCAAGGCCTCGATAGACCGGGCTGGCCAGCCGGCCACGGTCGAGACCTTCGGCCGCCACGACCCCTGCGTCGGCATCCGCGCCACGCCGATCGCCGAGGCCATGCTGGCCCTGGTGCTGATGGACCATGCGCTGCAGCACCGCGCCCAATGCGGCGACGTGCGTCACGAACTGCCTCCGATAGCCGCCCAGCGCTGA
- a CDS encoding MFS transporter: MSEPAPGPRRILAASAVLSCAYFAAIGLFSTYAPLWYKSLGIPLIEIGWLLSLSSWTRLFAPFVWGSLADAKGRRVQLLRLAAVLTLLAGLLFLLPPTVGLLAVATFSMFCFNAAITPLNETVLAARLMTPEGGVDARRYGRVRLWGSVGYLVSVVGCGWGLERLGMGYFVPGLIVGLLLIVGAAFWMPVHRGATHGHEATPPLGEVMRKPAVRWFFASVFMTVLAHTSLYSFFSLYVDEQGYGKSVVGLLWGASIIAEVAWFGLQGRLLERSSLHRWLTVCSLVAAVRFALTAAFGAHLWLLVLLQTLHAVTFAAQHTVCIALVTRYFPGRLRGRGQALYSVLGYGFSGVLGAIGGGWLVSHLGLASIFWVASGAALAGALCARRSAQLDN; this comes from the coding sequence ATGTCCGAGCCCGCCCCAGGTCCGCGCCGCATTCTTGCGGCCAGCGCGGTCCTGTCCTGTGCCTACTTCGCAGCCATTGGCCTGTTCAGCACCTACGCGCCGCTTTGGTACAAGTCGCTGGGCATTCCGCTGATCGAGATCGGCTGGCTGCTGTCGCTGTCCAGCTGGACCCGCTTGTTCGCACCCTTCGTCTGGGGTTCGCTGGCCGATGCCAAGGGTCGCCGTGTGCAGCTCCTGCGTCTGGCTGCGGTGCTGACGCTGCTGGCCGGCCTGCTGTTCCTGCTGCCACCCACGGTGGGCCTGCTGGCGGTGGCGACCTTCTCGATGTTCTGCTTCAACGCCGCGATCACACCCTTGAACGAGACGGTGCTGGCGGCGCGGCTGATGACGCCCGAGGGCGGCGTCGATGCCCGGCGCTACGGCCGGGTGCGGCTTTGGGGCTCGGTCGGCTACCTGGTCAGCGTGGTCGGCTGCGGCTGGGGACTGGAGCGGCTGGGCATGGGCTATTTCGTGCCGGGGCTGATCGTCGGCCTGCTGCTGATCGTCGGTGCCGCGTTCTGGATGCCGGTGCACCGCGGCGCCACCCACGGTCACGAAGCCACGCCGCCGCTGGGCGAGGTGATGCGCAAGCCGGCGGTGCGCTGGTTCTTCGCCAGCGTCTTCATGACGGTGCTGGCCCACACCTCGCTGTACTCCTTCTTCAGCCTCTACGTGGACGAGCAGGGTTATGGCAAGTCGGTGGTGGGCCTGTTGTGGGGCGCGTCCATCATTGCCGAGGTCGCCTGGTTCGGCCTGCAGGGGCGGCTGCTGGAGCGCAGCAGCCTGCACCGTTGGCTGACCGTCTGCTCCCTGGTGGCGGCTGTGCGCTTCGCGCTGACGGCGGCCTTCGGTGCCCACCTGTGGCTGCTGGTGCTGCTGCAGACCTTGCATGCCGTGACCTTCGCGGCCCAGCACACGGTCTGCATCGCCCTGGTGACCCGCTATTTCCCGGGCCGTTTGCGCGGCCGTGGCCAGGCCCTGTATTCGGTGCTGGGCTATGGCTTCTCGGGTGTGCTCGGGGCCATAGGCGGCGGCTGGCTGGTCAGTCATCTGGGCCTGGCCAGCATCTTCTGGGTGGCCAGCGGCGCCGCCCTGGCCGGCGCGCTTTGCGCCCGGCGCAGCGCGCAGCTCGACAACTGA